In Thauera sp. JM12B12, one DNA window encodes the following:
- a CDS encoding alpha-D-glucose phosphate-specific phosphoglucomutase has protein sequence MSIQTVPTRPFAGQRPGTSGLRKKVTVFQQPHYLENFVQAVFDTLPGHAGQTLVLGGDGRFHNRRAVRTILRMAAANGFAKVLVGRGGLLSTPAVSAVIRHRGAFGGLILSASHNPGGPDGDFGIKYNAANGGPAPERLTEAIYARSLELAEYRIEDAGADIDFDTLGTRALGAMTVEVIDPVADYAELMQQLFDFDAMRAWFAAGHRMRFDAMSAVSGPYARAILEGQLGAPAGTVINGEPLEDFGGHHPDPNPAHAAELMAAMSGPDAPDFGAASDGDADRNMILGRDFVVTPSDSLAVLAEHATLVPGYRAGLAGIARSMPTSRAADKVAAALGIPCHETPTGWKFFGNLLDAGQATLCGEESYGTGSGHVREKDGLWAVLFWLNLLAATGRSVADLVRAHWARFGRHYYSRHDWEGIPTERADALMAALRASLPGLAGRDCGDGLRIEAADDFAYTDPVDGSLSTRQGVRLLFTDGSRIVFRLSGTGTEGATLRVYLERYEADPARHEQPVQQALAALIRIADQVAGIRQHSGMEAATVVT, from the coding sequence ATGAGCATCCAGACCGTCCCCACCCGCCCCTTCGCCGGCCAGCGCCCCGGCACCTCCGGCCTGCGCAAGAAAGTCACCGTCTTCCAGCAGCCGCACTACCTCGAGAATTTCGTGCAGGCGGTGTTCGACACCTTGCCCGGCCACGCGGGTCAGACCCTGGTGCTGGGCGGCGACGGCCGCTTCCACAACCGCAGGGCGGTGCGCACCATCCTGCGCATGGCGGCGGCCAACGGCTTCGCCAAGGTGCTGGTGGGCCGCGGCGGGCTGCTGTCGACGCCCGCGGTGAGCGCGGTGATCCGCCACCGCGGCGCCTTCGGCGGCCTCATCCTGTCGGCCAGCCACAACCCGGGCGGGCCGGACGGCGACTTCGGCATCAAGTACAACGCCGCCAACGGCGGCCCCGCACCGGAGAGGCTCACCGAGGCGATCTACGCGCGCAGCCTGGAGCTCGCCGAGTACCGCATCGAGGACGCGGGTGCGGACATCGACTTCGACACCCTGGGCACGCGCGCGCTCGGCGCCATGACCGTCGAGGTGATCGACCCGGTCGCCGACTACGCCGAGCTGATGCAGCAGCTGTTCGACTTCGACGCCATGCGCGCCTGGTTCGCCGCCGGCCACCGCATGCGCTTCGACGCCATGAGCGCGGTGAGCGGGCCCTACGCACGCGCGATCCTCGAGGGCCAGCTCGGTGCTCCGGCGGGCACGGTCATCAACGGCGAGCCGCTGGAGGATTTCGGCGGCCACCACCCCGACCCCAACCCGGCGCACGCCGCCGAGCTGATGGCGGCGATGTCCGGCCCCGATGCGCCCGACTTCGGCGCCGCCTCGGACGGCGATGCCGACCGCAACATGATCCTCGGCCGCGATTTCGTGGTCACCCCGTCCGACAGCCTGGCGGTGCTCGCCGAGCACGCCACGCTCGTCCCCGGCTATCGCGCCGGGCTCGCCGGCATCGCGCGCTCGATGCCGACCTCGCGTGCCGCGGACAAGGTCGCCGCGGCGCTCGGCATTCCGTGCCACGAGACGCCCACCGGCTGGAAGTTCTTCGGCAACCTGCTCGACGCCGGCCAGGCCACGCTGTGCGGCGAGGAGAGCTACGGCACCGGCTCCGGCCACGTGCGCGAGAAGGACGGCCTGTGGGCGGTGCTGTTCTGGCTCAACCTGCTCGCCGCCACGGGGCGCTCGGTCGCGGACCTGGTGCGTGCGCACTGGGCGCGCTTCGGCCGCCACTACTACTCGCGCCACGACTGGGAGGGCATCCCCACCGAGCGCGCCGACGCGCTGATGGCGGCGCTGCGCGCAAGTCTGCCAGGCCTTGCCGGGCGCGACTGCGGCGACGGGCTCCGAATCGAAGCGGCCGACGACTTCGCGTACACCGACCCGGTCGACGGCTCCCTGAGCACCCGCCAGGGCGTGCGCCTGCTCTTCACCGACGGCAGCCGCATCGTCTTCCGCCTGTCGGGCACCGGCACCGAGGGCGCCACGCTGCGCGTGTACCTCGAGCGCTACGAGGCCGACCCCGCCCGCCACGAGCAGCCGGTGCAGCAGGCGCTGGCCGCGCTGATCCGCATCGCCGACCAGGTGGCGGGCATCCGCCAGCACAGCGGCATGGAGGCGGCCACCGTGGTCACGTGA
- a CDS encoding NAD(P)H-dependent oxidoreductase subunit E: MATPELERILARHRRDPLQLLQILIDVQAHEGWLPPATLSAIAEGLAIPRARVESTASFYSFLHTRPAGEFRILFSDNITDRMLGNQALMRALCDTLWLEPGKVSEDGLVCVDTTSCTGMCDQGPAALANGRTITRLTPERIDEMAHLIRRRVPVGDWPPEWFLVEDNIRRRDVLLDHGLAPGEALAAALDRGPTALLSEIERSGLRGRGGAGFGSDIKWRSCRDAWGDAHYVICNADEGEPGTFKDRVLLASYFDLVVDGMCIAGLAIGANKGFIYLRGEYRYLLDRLETRLAQRREQGLLGRNILGRGFSFDIEIHLGAGAYICGEESALIESLEGKPGKPRIRPPFPVTNGYRGQPTTVNNVETLALAALIAVRGGEWFRAIGTPASTGTKLLSVSGDVERPGIYEFPFGVTVAEVLEAAGARDTQAVTSAGAAGHCLAADEFGRRIAFEDVATGGSIMVFDASRDMFEAARNFAHFFAHESCGFCTPCRVGTAVNARLMDKLAADRGSPYDLDEMAKMHRLMQGASHCGLGNTATIAIDDMLARFRPAFERRLMSTEYEPAFDLDAALSQARRMTGRDDPGAHLGDNRAALAAERAHARGDAALAAEWLTPSPVKAAQKRGLQP; this comes from the coding sequence GTGGCCACACCAGAACTGGAACGCATCCTTGCGCGACACCGCAGGGACCCGCTGCAATTGCTGCAGATCCTGATCGATGTCCAGGCTCACGAGGGCTGGTTGCCACCGGCCACGCTGAGCGCCATCGCCGAGGGCCTCGCGATCCCGCGCGCCCGGGTAGAGAGCACGGCGAGCTTCTACAGCTTCCTGCACACCCGGCCGGCGGGCGAGTTCCGCATCCTGTTCTCCGACAACATCACCGACCGCATGCTCGGCAACCAGGCGCTGATGCGGGCGCTGTGCGACACGCTGTGGCTGGAGCCGGGCAAGGTGTCGGAAGACGGACTCGTCTGCGTCGACACCACCTCCTGCACGGGCATGTGCGACCAGGGGCCGGCGGCGCTGGCCAACGGGCGCACCATCACCCGCCTCACCCCCGAACGCATCGACGAGATGGCGCACCTGATCCGCCGCCGCGTACCGGTGGGCGACTGGCCGCCGGAGTGGTTCCTCGTCGAGGACAACATCCGCCGCCGCGACGTGCTGCTCGACCACGGCCTCGCGCCGGGCGAGGCGCTCGCCGCTGCGCTCGACCGCGGGCCGACCGCCCTGCTCTCCGAGATCGAACGCTCCGGCCTGCGCGGGCGCGGCGGCGCGGGCTTCGGCAGCGACATCAAGTGGCGCTCGTGCCGCGACGCCTGGGGCGACGCGCACTACGTGATCTGCAACGCCGACGAGGGCGAACCCGGCACGTTCAAGGATCGCGTGCTGCTCGCGAGCTACTTCGACCTGGTGGTCGACGGCATGTGCATCGCCGGCCTGGCGATCGGCGCGAACAAGGGCTTCATCTACCTGCGCGGCGAGTACCGCTACCTGCTCGACCGCCTGGAGACCCGGCTCGCGCAGCGCCGCGAGCAAGGCCTGCTCGGTCGCAACATCCTCGGCCGCGGCTTCTCCTTCGACATCGAGATCCACCTCGGCGCCGGCGCCTACATCTGCGGCGAGGAGTCGGCGCTGATCGAGTCGCTCGAGGGCAAGCCGGGCAAGCCGCGCATCCGCCCGCCCTTCCCCGTCACAAACGGCTACCGCGGCCAGCCGACCACGGTGAACAACGTCGAGACGCTGGCGCTGGCAGCGCTGATCGCGGTGCGCGGCGGCGAGTGGTTCCGCGCCATCGGCACGCCGGCCTCGACCGGCACCAAGCTGCTGTCGGTGTCGGGCGACGTCGAGCGTCCGGGCATCTACGAATTTCCATTTGGCGTCACGGTGGCCGAGGTGCTCGAGGCCGCCGGCGCGCGCGACACCCAGGCGGTGACCAGCGCCGGCGCGGCCGGCCACTGTCTGGCGGCCGACGAGTTCGGCCGCCGCATTGCCTTCGAGGACGTCGCCACCGGCGGCTCGATCATGGTCTTCGACGCCTCGCGCGACATGTTCGAGGCGGCGCGCAACTTCGCCCACTTCTTCGCGCACGAGAGCTGCGGCTTCTGCACGCCGTGTCGCGTCGGCACCGCGGTCAACGCGCGGCTGATGGACAAGCTCGCCGCCGACCGCGGCTCGCCCTACGATCTCGATGAGATGGCGAAGATGCACCGCCTGATGCAGGGCGCCAGCCATTGCGGGCTGGGCAACACGGCGACGATCGCGATCGACGACATGCTCGCCAGGTTCCGCCCCGCCTTCGAACGCCGCCTGATGTCGACCGAGTACGAGCCGGCCTTCGACCTCGACGCCGCGCTCTCGCAGGCGCGCCGGATGACCGGGCGCGACGACCCGGGGGCACACTTGGGCGACAACCGCGCGGCGCTGGCCGCAGAACGCGCCCACGCGCGGGGCGACGCTGCCCTGGCCGCCGAGTGGCTCACGCCCTCCCCCGTCAAGGCCGCTCAAAAACGGGGCTTGCAGCCATGA